The following proteins come from a genomic window of Achromobacter sp. AONIH1:
- a CDS encoding sulfatase-like hydrolase/transferase, whose product MPHPPNVLFIMVDQWPGALLGSAGHPVIQTPTLDHLARLGTRYPRAYAECPICIPARRSVMTGTSPRGHGDRNFAPALPMPALPTLAQRFRDGGYQAYAVGKMHLYPQRDRIGFDDILLAEEGRSPLGAVDDYDMYLAEQGAAGEQYLHGMNNNDYLHRPWHLPERLHVTNWTTREAARMIKRRDPRRPALWHVSYTHPHPPLVPLAAYLDLYGRDAIDLPARAAWEQRWDQDADAMPPALRSIREHWPIGDDPARLRAIRRAFYALCSHIDHQLRVLLGTLREEGLLDDTVILFCGDHGDMLGDFGLWAKRLFYEGSARVPMILVGAAGDARVPAGQVDERLVGLQDVMPTLLSLAGLPVPATVEGLPMTGERRRDILYGECKEDRLATRMAHDGRHKLIWYPAGNVVQLFDLQADPRECRDLSEAAQYALIRQRLEQALVERAWGVDRDWISAGRLTGFPAPAAPPRADRQFGGQRGLHYPQPPLSDPTRTVGSPG is encoded by the coding sequence ATGCCCCATCCGCCCAACGTGCTCTTCATCATGGTCGACCAATGGCCCGGCGCCCTGCTGGGCAGCGCCGGCCATCCCGTCATCCAGACGCCGACGCTGGACCACCTGGCCCGCCTGGGCACCCGCTATCCGCGCGCCTATGCTGAATGCCCGATCTGCATCCCGGCGCGGCGCAGCGTGATGACCGGCACCTCGCCGCGCGGCCACGGCGACCGCAATTTCGCTCCCGCGCTGCCCATGCCCGCGCTCCCCACGCTGGCCCAGCGCTTTCGCGACGGCGGCTACCAGGCCTACGCGGTGGGCAAGATGCACCTGTACCCGCAGCGCGACCGCATCGGCTTCGACGACATCCTGCTGGCCGAGGAAGGCCGCTCGCCGCTGGGCGCGGTGGACGACTACGACATGTACCTGGCCGAACAGGGCGCGGCGGGCGAGCAGTACCTGCACGGCATGAACAACAACGACTATCTGCACCGCCCCTGGCACCTGCCGGAACGCCTGCACGTCACCAACTGGACCACCCGCGAGGCAGCCCGGATGATCAAGCGGCGCGATCCGCGCCGGCCGGCCTTGTGGCATGTCTCCTACACCCATCCGCATCCGCCGCTGGTGCCGCTGGCCGCCTACCTGGATCTGTATGGGCGCGACGCCATCGACCTGCCCGCGCGCGCCGCCTGGGAACAGCGCTGGGACCAGGACGCGGACGCGATGCCGCCCGCCCTGCGCAGCATCCGCGAGCACTGGCCCATCGGCGACGACCCCGCCCGGCTGCGCGCCATCCGGCGCGCCTTCTACGCGCTGTGCAGCCACATCGACCATCAACTGCGCGTGCTGCTCGGCACCCTGCGCGAGGAAGGACTGCTGGACGATACCGTCATCCTGTTCTGCGGCGACCATGGCGACATGCTGGGCGACTTCGGCCTGTGGGCCAAGCGCCTGTTCTACGAAGGCTCGGCGCGCGTGCCCATGATCCTGGTCGGCGCGGCCGGCGATGCGCGCGTGCCCGCCGGCCAGGTGGACGAGCGGCTGGTGGGCCTGCAGGACGTCATGCCCACCCTGCTGTCGCTGGCCGGACTGCCGGTCCCCGCCACGGTGGAAGGCCTGCCCATGACGGGCGAGCGGCGCCGCGACATTCTTTATGGCGAATGCAAGGAAGACCGGCTGGCGACCCGCATGGCGCATGACGGCCGCCACAAGCTGATCTGGTACCCGGCCGGCAACGTTGTGCAGCTGTTCGACCTGCAGGCCGACCCGCGCGAATGCCGCGACCTGTCCGAGGCGGCGCAGTACGCGCTTATCCGCCAGCGCCTGGAACAGGCGCTGGTCGAACGGGCCTGGGGCGTGGACCGGGACTGGATTTCCGCGGGCCGGCTGACCGGCTTCCCGGCCCCCGCCGCGCCGCCGCGCGCGGACCGCCAGTTCGGCGGCCAGCGCGGCCTGCACTATCCGCAACCGCCCCTGAGCGATCCCACCCGGACGGTGGGATCGCCGGGCTGA
- a CDS encoding LysR family transcriptional regulator: MATLTLDQWRLFIQIADLGSLTKVAALRDGAQSAVSRQLAAMEQACGGRLFLRTGRGVALTEAGRRLYPRVLAWLEAGEALGQDLARQVEQPAGQVCIGVLSSIDPQYLSRAYLELSRRYPGIRLRVRDGVGAAVDEWLENGEVDIGILPRSGRGARRRDSALFTARHLLVGAPDSWVAGRRTVPFAGLQGLPLVLAGAPSAFRRQMDQLARRMGVTLTVALECDSLALQKHMVLQGGLYAVLAEHAVLRDMQAGALAAARIVEPGIRRGITLAMSEVRPTTQASREVARILRLCLEPLAQAGSGTD, from the coding sequence ATGGCTACGTTGACGCTGGATCAATGGCGCTTGTTCATCCAGATCGCCGATCTGGGCAGCCTGACCAAGGTCGCCGCCCTGCGCGATGGCGCGCAGTCGGCCGTCAGCCGCCAGCTGGCGGCGATGGAGCAGGCCTGCGGCGGCCGCCTGTTCCTGCGCACGGGTCGCGGCGTGGCCCTGACCGAGGCCGGGCGCCGCCTGTATCCGCGCGTGCTGGCCTGGCTGGAGGCGGGCGAGGCGCTGGGCCAGGATCTGGCGCGGCAGGTCGAGCAGCCGGCCGGTCAGGTCTGCATCGGCGTGCTGTCCTCGATCGATCCGCAGTACCTGTCGCGCGCCTATCTGGAGCTGAGCCGGCGCTATCCGGGCATCCGCCTGCGCGTGCGCGATGGCGTGGGCGCGGCGGTCGACGAGTGGCTGGAGAACGGCGAGGTCGACATCGGCATCCTGCCGCGCAGCGGCCGCGGCGCGCGCCGCCGCGACAGCGCGCTGTTCACCGCCCGGCACCTGCTGGTCGGCGCGCCGGACAGCTGGGTCGCGGGCCGCCGGACCGTGCCCTTCGCCGGGTTGCAGGGCCTGCCGCTGGTGCTGGCCGGCGCGCCCAGCGCCTTCCGGCGCCAGATGGACCAGCTCGCGCGCCGCATGGGCGTGACGCTGACGGTGGCGCTGGAATGCGATTCCCTGGCGCTGCAGAAACACATGGTGCTGCAGGGCGGGCTCTACGCCGTGCTGGCCGAGCACGCGGTCCTGCGGGATATGCAGGCCGGCGCGCTGGCGGCCGCGCGGATCGTCGAGCCCGGCATCCGGCGCGGCATCACGCTGGCCATGTCCGAGGTCCGGCCGACGACGCAGGCGAGCCGCGAGGTCGCGCGCATCCTGCGGCTGTGCCTGGAGCCCCTGGCGCAGGCGGGATCCGGAACGGATTGA
- a CDS encoding acyl-CoA thioesterase, giving the protein MDDAFSHQLSMTILMTPDMANFSGNVHGGTILKYLDQVAYACASRYAGHYVVTLSVDQVVFREPIHVGELVTFLAAVNFTGRTSMEIGIKVVTEDIRKKLVRHTNSCYFTMVAVDEHGVPAEVPPLNPGTLEEKQRFVAARLRRELRQEMERRHGEIKRETTHDAGNAG; this is encoded by the coding sequence ATGGACGACGCCTTCAGCCACCAATTGTCGATGACCATCCTGATGACGCCAGACATGGCGAACTTCTCAGGCAATGTGCACGGCGGCACCATCCTCAAATACCTGGACCAGGTGGCCTACGCCTGCGCCAGCCGCTACGCAGGCCACTACGTGGTGACCCTGTCGGTCGACCAGGTGGTGTTCCGCGAACCCATCCATGTGGGCGAGCTGGTGACCTTCCTGGCGGCGGTGAACTTCACCGGCCGCACCTCGATGGAGATCGGCATCAAGGTCGTGACCGAGGACATCCGCAAGAAGCTGGTGCGCCACACCAACAGCTGTTACTTCACGATGGTGGCGGTGGACGAGCACGGCGTGCCCGCCGAAGTGCCGCCGTTGAATCCGGGCACGCTGGAGGAAAAGCAGCGCTTCGTGGCCGCGCGGCTGCGGCGCGAGCTGCGCCAGGAAATGGAACGCCGCCACGGCGAGATCAAGCGCGAAACCACGCACGACGCCGGCAACGCCGGCTGA
- a CDS encoding DUF1254 domain-containing protein, translating into MRRVAPLILSLSLAAVWPSLAPAAPPAPTPAAAATEAAHQAAMEGYLYFYPLLVMDLTRRQAAHPSQNTPPNAYAFVRGLPQAGAAAPWANPDMLRGTAWLDLSAGPVVLSVPDTGGRLYTLTLVDLWNDAFAVLGKRSTGTAKGNTVLVPPGWSGTLPSGMPRIDAPTTHVLARLLIQADGPAEYPAVHALQDGFVITPLSQWNLPPQAQRVRADGALNMKVSPREQVESLPTDALFAYAAELLRRNPPHAADQPVLARLRGEGLIPGRPFDFDKLDHPAKQGMRRGLRAARERMQAAAGATLREANGWQREAGGVGVYGNAYMRRALAAQAQPGASLPEDLTTLLLAADSRGEAVDGSRRYHLRFASGQLPPAGAFWSLAAYDAQGLLAPNALNRQALGSRDPLRYNEDGSLDLVLGHEAPAPEQQSNWLPLPASGPAQLLLRVYQPGPALLDGLWTPPPLLAETPPEVTAEAAPAPAAPATDPAPETGASAPAASATTATSSVPATPPAKPAVQGKAKPQAQSQPGR; encoded by the coding sequence ATGCGCCGCGTTGCCCCGCTGATCCTGTCCCTGTCCCTGGCCGCCGTCTGGCCATCCCTGGCGCCGGCCGCGCCGCCGGCCCCGACCCCGGCCGCGGCCGCCACCGAGGCCGCGCACCAGGCGGCGATGGAAGGCTATCTGTACTTCTACCCGCTGCTGGTCATGGATCTGACGCGACGCCAGGCCGCCCATCCCTCGCAGAACACGCCGCCCAACGCCTACGCCTTCGTGCGCGGCCTGCCCCAGGCCGGCGCCGCCGCCCCCTGGGCCAATCCCGACATGCTGCGCGGCACGGCCTGGCTGGACCTGAGCGCCGGCCCCGTGGTGCTGTCCGTGCCCGACACCGGCGGCCGGCTGTACACGCTGACGCTGGTGGACCTGTGGAACGACGCCTTCGCCGTCCTGGGCAAGCGCAGCACCGGCACCGCCAAGGGCAACACCGTGCTGGTGCCGCCCGGCTGGAGCGGCACCCTGCCGTCCGGCATGCCGCGCATCGACGCGCCCACCACCCATGTCCTGGCCCGGCTGCTGATCCAGGCCGACGGTCCGGCCGAGTACCCGGCGGTGCACGCCCTGCAGGATGGCTTCGTGATCACGCCGCTGTCGCAATGGAACCTGCCGCCGCAGGCGCAACGCGTGCGCGCCGACGGCGCGCTGAACATGAAGGTCTCGCCGCGCGAGCAGGTCGAGTCGCTGCCGACCGACGCCCTGTTCGCCTACGCCGCCGAGCTGCTGCGCCGGAACCCGCCGCACGCGGCCGACCAGCCCGTGCTGGCCCGGCTGCGCGGCGAGGGGCTGATCCCCGGCCGCCCCTTCGACTTCGACAAGCTGGACCATCCCGCCAAACAAGGCATGCGCCGAGGCCTGCGGGCCGCGCGCGAGCGCATGCAGGCTGCCGCCGGCGCCACTCTGCGCGAGGCCAATGGCTGGCAGCGGGAAGCGGGCGGCGTCGGTGTGTACGGCAATGCCTACATGCGCCGCGCGCTGGCCGCCCAGGCCCAGCCCGGCGCCAGCCTGCCGGAGGACCTGACCACGCTGCTGCTGGCCGCCGACAGCCGGGGCGAGGCCGTGGACGGCTCGCGCCGCTATCACCTGCGCTTCGCCAGCGGCCAGTTGCCGCCGGCCGGCGCCTTCTGGTCGCTGGCGGCCTACGACGCCCAGGGCCTGCTGGCGCCCAACGCGCTGAACCGCCAGGCGCTCGGCAGCCGCGACCCGCTGCGCTACAACGAGGACGGCTCGCTGGACCTGGTCCTCGGCCACGAAGCGCCCGCGCCCGAGCAGCAGTCCAACTGGCTGCCGCTGCCGGCCTCCGGACCCGCGCAATTGCTGCTGCGCGTCTACCAGCCTGGCCCGGCGCTGCTGGACGGACTCTGGACGCCGCCACCGCTGCTGGCGGAAACGCCGCCGGAGGTCACCGCCGAGGCGGCCCCGGCGCCGGCGGCACCCGCGACCGACCCCGCCCCCGAGACCGGAGCAAGCGCGCCAGCGGCTTCCGCCACGACCGCCACATCGTCCGTCCCGGCGACCCCGCCGGCCAAACCGGCGGTCCAGGGCAAGGCCAAGCCGCAAGCACAGTCCCAGCCGGGCCGCTGA
- a CDS encoding MFS transporter — MDSSLKSIDPDAPGHGVREQQGDTSPPSSVNRAVMAGAIGNFVECFDWFAYALFASYLSRLVFPSGDPLGALLSTFAVFAIGFFVRPLGSFIFGIYADRYGRKNALAATIFLMATGSLMIAIVPSFQQAGWLAPAMLLLARLMQGLAMGGETSSGGSYIVESAPLHRRGFSGSFFYISVGLGTLCASLTGTFLTYLLPKDQMESYGWRLVFVLGALLGIFGLYLRRSIGESEVFKRAARTTSKKDRGSLRAVMLNHWPGVLRVFFLAIGTTMAFYIWAAYIPNLLRASGRVSASTSFLASTFGLIAYSVSMPISGALADLVGRRLVLGSSWLLFAALFIPMIHYALGNPESLPWIMVAAMSLIGLGSGAVAASFAEQFPTSVRAIGWGVPYNVSIAAFGGTAPYLGSWLASKGMPDLFNWYVVALCVISGLAAFGLRDLRGKPLD, encoded by the coding sequence ATGGACAGCTCGCTCAAGAGTATCGACCCCGACGCGCCTGGGCATGGGGTGCGCGAACAGCAGGGAGACACTAGTCCGCCATCTTCCGTGAACCGCGCGGTGATGGCCGGCGCGATTGGCAATTTCGTCGAGTGCTTCGATTGGTTCGCCTACGCGCTCTTCGCCAGCTATCTTTCGCGCCTGGTCTTTCCCTCGGGTGATCCGCTGGGAGCGTTGCTTTCAACATTCGCCGTCTTCGCCATCGGCTTTTTCGTGCGGCCGCTGGGGAGCTTCATCTTCGGAATCTATGCGGATCGGTATGGCCGCAAGAATGCGTTGGCCGCGACGATTTTCCTCATGGCCACGGGAAGCCTGATGATCGCGATCGTCCCGTCCTTTCAACAGGCGGGCTGGTTGGCCCCCGCCATGCTCCTGTTGGCGCGCCTGATGCAGGGGCTTGCCATGGGCGGTGAAACATCGTCAGGCGGCAGCTATATCGTCGAATCGGCGCCCTTGCACCGTCGCGGCTTCAGCGGCAGCTTCTTCTACATCAGCGTTGGGTTGGGGACGTTATGCGCGTCGTTGACGGGAACCTTCCTGACCTATCTGCTGCCGAAGGACCAGATGGAAAGTTACGGCTGGAGACTGGTGTTCGTGCTGGGCGCGTTGCTTGGCATCTTCGGCCTCTATCTGCGGCGCTCGATCGGAGAGTCGGAAGTTTTCAAGCGCGCCGCTCGAACCACGTCAAAGAAAGACCGGGGCAGCCTGCGCGCCGTCATGCTCAATCATTGGCCGGGCGTGTTGCGAGTCTTTTTCCTTGCGATCGGCACGACGATGGCGTTCTATATCTGGGCTGCATACATTCCCAACCTGTTGCGAGCCAGTGGTCGCGTATCCGCATCGACATCATTTCTCGCGAGCACGTTCGGATTGATTGCCTATAGCGTGTCTATGCCTATCAGTGGCGCGCTTGCGGACCTTGTGGGTCGTCGGCTCGTGCTCGGGAGTTCGTGGCTGCTGTTCGCGGCATTGTTTATACCCATGATTCATTATGCGCTGGGTAATCCTGAATCGCTGCCATGGATCATGGTGGCCGCGATGAGCCTGATCGGACTGGGCAGCGGCGCGGTCGCCGCCAGCTTCGCCGAGCAGTTTCCAACCAGCGTGCGCGCGATCGGCTGGGGGGTGCCCTACAACGTTTCCATTGCCGCGTTTGGCGGCACCGCACCGTATCTCGGCTCCTGGCTCGCCAGTAAAGGAATGCCCGACCTGTTCAATTGGTATGTCGTGGCGCTTTGCGTCATAAGCGGCCTGGCGGCATTCGGCCTGCGGGACCTTCGGGGAAAACCGCTGGATTGA
- a CDS encoding SDR family oxidoreductase, whose product MSMEKVALISAGGSGLGAAAAKRLATDGFKVAILSSSGKGEALANELGGIGVTGSNQSNDDLQRLVDAVMRQWGRIDVLVNSGGHGPRGPVLEITDEQWHLGLDIYLMNVIRPVRIVAPIMQAQKSGSIINFSSVAAFEPVAGFPTSAVFRAGLAAYAKVFADTYAADNVRMNNIQCGWIDSLPTVIERRDGVPMKRYGSTAEIAATVAFLASEGGGYITGQNLRVDGGLGRSI is encoded by the coding sequence ATGTCAATGGAAAAAGTGGCGCTCATTTCCGCCGGCGGAAGCGGCCTGGGCGCGGCAGCCGCCAAGCGCCTGGCGACGGATGGTTTCAAGGTGGCGATTCTCTCGTCCTCCGGAAAAGGCGAAGCGCTGGCGAATGAACTGGGCGGTATCGGCGTGACCGGCTCCAATCAATCGAATGACGATTTGCAGCGCCTGGTCGATGCGGTCATGCGGCAGTGGGGGCGCATCGACGTGCTGGTCAACAGCGGCGGCCACGGGCCGCGCGGGCCGGTTCTGGAAATCACTGACGAGCAGTGGCACCTGGGCCTGGATATCTATCTGATGAATGTCATTCGTCCGGTTCGCATCGTGGCCCCGATCATGCAGGCGCAGAAATCGGGTTCGATCATCAATTTTTCATCGGTCGCGGCCTTCGAGCCGGTTGCGGGATTCCCGACGTCCGCGGTGTTCCGGGCAGGACTTGCCGCCTACGCAAAGGTCTTCGCGGATACCTATGCCGCCGACAACGTGCGCATGAACAACATTCAATGCGGTTGGATCGACAGCCTGCCGACGGTCATCGAGCGCCGCGATGGCGTTCCCATGAAACGCTATGGAAGCACCGCTGAAATCGCCGCGACCGTGGCGTTTCTGGCTTCCGAGGGCGGGGGTTACATCACCGGGCAGAACCTGCGGGTCGATGGCGGCCTGGGACGCTCCATATAG
- the solA gene encoding N-methyl-L-tryptophan oxidase, protein MQESIHDVAVIGLGAMGAATLFQLAERGQRVIGIERFQPGHDRGSSHGESRAIRLGYSESPQYVPLLRRAYAYWRELEQLTGETLLLTSGILEMGMPGSRLVAGTLKASEQYGLDHEVLSPREVQRRYPAIELPQDYSSVWQPDAGILRSDAINALHIRHAIAQGAQVVTNARVLAIEPRAGVVRLVLDDGRAIEAGSVVVCAGPWTSDLVPSLKSTLTLTRAVSCWYRPKRPELFKSGALPVFMIDDGRDFFYGFPDFGDVGLKCGSHYGTGQIQHADLARQDASAPDENHTRDYLERYMPEGAGPLLGMKTCLYTMTPDTDFIIDTSPEDDRIVVVSPCSGHGFKFAGVVGEIAADLAISGDTEQDISRFRIDRFPA, encoded by the coding sequence ATGCAAGAATCTATCCATGATGTGGCCGTGATCGGCCTGGGCGCAATGGGCGCCGCGACGCTTTTTCAGCTCGCGGAACGCGGCCAGCGCGTCATCGGCATCGAACGGTTCCAGCCGGGGCACGATCGCGGCTCGTCGCACGGGGAGTCGCGGGCGATCCGCCTGGGCTACTCGGAAAGTCCGCAATACGTGCCATTGCTGCGGCGCGCCTACGCGTATTGGCGCGAGCTCGAGCAGTTGACGGGTGAAACGCTGCTGCTGACTTCCGGGATCCTGGAGATGGGCATGCCAGGCAGCCGATTGGTGGCGGGCACGCTCAAGGCGAGCGAGCAATATGGACTGGACCACGAGGTGCTGAGCCCGCGCGAAGTTCAGCGCCGCTATCCCGCCATTGAATTGCCGCAAGACTATTCCTCGGTCTGGCAGCCGGATGCCGGGATCCTGCGGTCCGATGCCATCAATGCACTGCATATCCGCCATGCGATCGCCCAGGGAGCGCAAGTCGTGACGAACGCGCGCGTGCTGGCCATCGAGCCCCGGGCCGGCGTCGTGCGACTGGTCCTGGACGACGGGCGCGCCATCGAAGCCGGATCGGTGGTCGTCTGCGCGGGGCCGTGGACGAGCGATCTGGTGCCATCCCTGAAGTCCACGCTCACGCTCACGCGGGCGGTCTCCTGCTGGTACCGACCCAAGCGGCCCGAGCTGTTCAAGTCCGGCGCGCTGCCCGTCTTCATGATTGATGACGGGCGCGATTTCTTCTACGGCTTCCCGGACTTTGGCGATGTCGGCCTGAAGTGTGGCTCGCACTATGGAACCGGGCAGATCCAGCATGCCGATCTGGCGCGACAAGACGCATCGGCGCCAGATGAAAACCACACGCGCGACTATCTTGAACGCTACATGCCCGAAGGCGCCGGCCCGCTGCTTGGCATGAAGACGTGCCTGTACACCATGACCCCGGATACGGATTTCATCATCGACACGTCACCGGAGGACGATCGCATCGTGGTCGTCTCTCCGTGCTCGGGGCATGGCTTCAAGTTCGCCGGCGTCGTCGGCGAGATCGCTGCCGACCTGGCGATCAGCGGTGACACGGAGCAGGACATCTCGCGATTCCGCATCGACCGATTTCCGGCCTGA
- the fdnG gene encoding formate dehydrogenase-N subunit alpha — MVNMNRRQFFKVTGATLAGSSLALLGAAPGTAMAEVRQYKLARMTETRNTCPYCSVACGLLMYGLGDGAKNARASIVHIEGDPDHPVNRGTLCPKGAALIDFIHSPNRLKYPEYRAPGTDKWVRMSWDDALTRITKLMKADRDANFVEKTEDGKTVNRWLTTGMLAASASSNEVGYITHKTVRSMGMLAFDNQARVUHGPTVAGLAPTFGRGAMTNHWVDIKNADVVLIMGGNAAEAHPCGFKWVTEAKAHNKAKLIVVDPRFTRSASVADFYAPIRTGTDIIFLGGVIKYLLDHDKIQHEYVRNYTDFSFIVREDFAFDAGLYSGYNAEKRSYDKSSWDYERGDDGYVKTDPTLEHPRCVYQLLKKHYSRYTEEMVERVCGTPKDKFLKVCDMLASTATKDRAATILYALGWTQHSIGSQIIRTGAMVQLLLGNIGIAGGGMNALRGHSNIQGLTDLGLMSNLLPGYMTLPNEPEQDYGKYIAARASKPLRPNQLSYWQNYAKFHVSLMKAWWGKAATAENNWAFDYLPKLDKLYDMLQVYELMNQGKMNGYLAQGFNPLAAAPNKAKLTAGFSKLKYLVIMDPLVTETSEFWRNAGEANDVDPSKIQTEVFRLPTTCFAEEDGALVNSGRWLQWHWKGAEPPGEAKSDIEIMSLIFTRLRKMYQDEGGKYPDPIVNLSWPYSNPQSPTAEELAKEYSGKALADLADPKDPTKITRKAGEQLAAFAELRDDGSTASGCWIFAGAWSPAGNLMARRDNSDPTGIGQTLNWAWAWPANRRILYNRASCDVSGKPFDPRRSLISWNGKSWGGADIPDFKADENPEGGMGPFIMNPEGVARFFARAGMAEGPFPEHYEPFETPLGYNPLHPKAKGVTSNPAARVFKDDLAAMGTVDKFPFVATTYRLTEHFHYWTKNVRINAILQPEQFVEIGEAMAKELGIANGQRVKVSSNRGYIKAVALVTKRLRALTIEGKTVHHVGIPIHWGFVGIAKPGFLTNTLTPFVGDGNSQTPEFKSFLVNVEKA; from the coding sequence ATGGTCAACATGAACCGCCGCCAGTTCTTCAAGGTGACAGGTGCGACGCTGGCAGGCTCCAGTCTGGCATTGCTGGGGGCTGCCCCCGGCACGGCCATGGCGGAAGTCCGTCAGTACAAGCTTGCGCGCATGACCGAAACGCGCAATACCTGTCCCTACTGTTCGGTCGCCTGTGGCCTGCTGATGTACGGCCTGGGCGATGGCGCCAAGAATGCGCGCGCCAGCATCGTCCACATCGAGGGCGATCCCGATCACCCGGTCAACCGCGGCACGCTCTGTCCCAAGGGCGCGGCCCTGATCGACTTCATCCATAGTCCCAACCGCCTGAAGTACCCGGAATACCGGGCGCCCGGTACGGACAAGTGGGTGCGGATGTCGTGGGACGACGCCCTGACGCGCATCACCAAGCTCATGAAGGCCGACCGCGACGCCAACTTCGTCGAGAAGACGGAAGACGGCAAGACGGTCAACCGGTGGCTGACCACCGGCATGCTGGCCGCCTCGGCAAGCAGCAACGAGGTGGGCTACATCACGCACAAGACCGTGCGCAGCATGGGGATGTTGGCATTCGATAACCAAGCCCGTGTCTGACATGGCCCGACGGTGGCAGGTCTTGCCCCGACGTTTGGCCGTGGAGCGATGACGAACCATTGGGTCGACATCAAGAACGCGGACGTAGTACTGATCATGGGCGGAAATGCCGCCGAGGCCCACCCTTGCGGGTTCAAATGGGTCACGGAAGCCAAAGCCCACAACAAGGCGAAACTCATCGTCGTGGACCCGCGCTTCACGCGCTCGGCGTCCGTGGCGGACTTTTACGCGCCCATACGCACCGGCACCGACATCATCTTCCTGGGTGGCGTCATCAAGTACCTGTTGGATCACGACAAGATCCAGCACGAGTACGTGCGCAACTACACCGACTTTTCCTTCATCGTGCGCGAAGACTTCGCGTTCGACGCGGGCCTGTACTCGGGCTACAACGCCGAGAAACGCAGCTATGACAAGTCGAGCTGGGACTACGAGCGCGGCGACGACGGCTACGTCAAGACCGATCCCACGCTGGAACACCCGCGCTGCGTCTACCAGCTGCTGAAGAAGCACTACTCGCGCTACACCGAGGAAATGGTCGAGCGCGTCTGCGGCACGCCCAAGGACAAGTTCCTGAAGGTCTGCGACATGCTGGCCTCGACGGCGACCAAGGATCGCGCCGCCACCATCCTGTACGCGCTGGGCTGGACGCAGCACTCCATCGGCTCGCAGATCATCCGTACCGGCGCGATGGTGCAGCTGCTGCTGGGCAATATCGGCATCGCCGGCGGCGGCATGAACGCGCTGCGCGGGCACTCGAACATCCAGGGCCTGACCGATCTGGGCCTGATGTCGAACCTGCTGCCCGGCTACATGACGCTGCCCAACGAGCCCGAGCAGGACTACGGCAAGTACATCGCCGCGCGCGCCTCCAAGCCGCTGCGTCCGAACCAGCTCAGCTATTGGCAGAACTACGCCAAGTTCCACGTCAGCCTGATGAAGGCCTGGTGGGGCAAGGCCGCCACGGCCGAGAACAACTGGGCCTTCGACTACCTGCCCAAGCTCGACAAGCTCTACGACATGCTGCAGGTCTACGAGCTGATGAACCAGGGCAAGATGAACGGCTACCTGGCGCAGGGCTTCAACCCGCTGGCCGCCGCGCCCAACAAGGCCAAGCTGACCGCGGGCTTCTCCAAGCTCAAGTACCTGGTCATCATGGACCCGCTGGTCACGGAGACCTCCGAGTTCTGGCGCAACGCGGGCGAGGCCAATGACGTGGATCCGAGCAAGATCCAGACCGAGGTCTTCCGCCTGCCGACCACCTGTTTCGCCGAGGAAGACGGCGCGCTGGTGAACTCCGGGCGCTGGCTGCAATGGCACTGGAAGGGCGCCGAACCCCCGGGCGAGGCCAAGAGCGACATCGAGATCATGTCGCTGATCTTCACGCGCCTGCGCAAGATGTACCAGGACGAGGGCGGCAAGTACCCCGATCCCATCGTCAACCTGTCGTGGCCGTATTCCAACCCGCAGAGTCCGACGGCCGAGGAACTGGCCAAGGAATACTCGGGCAAGGCGCTGGCCGACCTGGCCGATCCCAAGGATCCGACCAAGATCACGCGCAAGGCCGGCGAGCAGCTGGCCGCCTTCGCCGAGCTGCGCGACGACGGTTCCACCGCCAGCGGCTGCTGGATCTTCGCCGGCGCCTGGAGCCCGGCGGGCAACCTGATGGCGCGTCGCGACAACAGCGATCCCACCGGCATCGGCCAGACCCTGAACTGGGCTTGGGCGTGGCCGGCCAACCGCCGCATTCTCTACAACCGCGCGTCCTGTGACGTGTCGGGCAAGCCCTTCGACCCGCGCCGCAGCCTGATTTCCTGGAACGGCAAGAGCTGGGGCGGCGCCGACATCCCGGACTTCAAGGCCGACGAGAATCCGGAAGGCGGCATGGGGCCGTTCATCATGAACCCCGAGGGCGTGGCGCGCTTCTTCGCCCGCGCGGGCATGGCCGAGGGTCCGTTCCCCGAGCACTACGAGCCGTTCGAGACGCCGCTGGGCTACAACCCGCTGCATCCCAAGGCCAAGGGCGTGACCAGCAACCCGGCCGCGCGCGTGTTCAAGGACGACCTGGCGGCGATGGGCACGGTGGACAAGTTCCCGTTCGTGGCCACCACCTACCGCCTGACCGAGCACTTCCACTACTGGACCAAGAACGTCCGCATCAACGCGATCCTGCAGCCCGAGCAGTTCGTCGAGATCGGCGAGGCGATGGCCAAGGAATTGGGCATCGCCAACGGCCAGCGCGTGAAGGTGTCCTCGAACCGCGGCTACATCAAGGCCGTGGCGCTGGTGACCAAGCGGCTGCGCGCGCTGACGATCGAAGGCAAGACCGTGCACCACGTGGGCATCCCGATCCACTGGGGCTTCGTGGGCATCGCCAAGCCGGGCTTCCTGACCAACACCCTGACGCCGTTCGTGGGCGACGGGAACTCCCAGACGCCGGAGTTCAAGTCGTTCCTGGTCAACGTCGAGAAGGCATAA